A single window of Cryptococcus tetragattii IND107 chromosome 4 map unlocalized Ctg04, whole genome shotgun sequence DNA harbors:
- a CDS encoding 3-isopropylmalate dehydratase, large subunit has translation MPAPITTPRTLYDKVFDDHVVHSGEGDTLIYIDRHLVHEVTSPQAFEGLRNAGRQVRRPDCTLVTVDHNIPTISRKNFKNVNTFIGEADSRAQVAALEDNVKEFGLTYFGMSDKRQGIVHIIGPEQGFTLPGTTVCCGDSHTSTHGAFGALAFGIGTSEVEHILATQTLPQAKSKNMRINVEGTLAEGVSSKDIVLHIIGVIGTAGGTGCVIEFSGSTIRALSMEARMSICNMAIEGGARAGMIAPDEITFEYLKGRPLSPREGEEWDKAVEYWKTLKTDPGAKYDIEVEIKAEDIVPTLTWGTSPQDVVPITGVVPNPEDFPEAQRGNIVRALEYMGLTSGTPMEKVKIDKAFFGSCTNGRIEDMRSAARVILASEKNGGPSKVADGVYAMIVPGSGLVKQQAEAEGLDVIFKKAGFDWREAGCSMCLGMNPDQLKPGERCASTSNRNFEGRQGAGGRTHLMSPAMVAAASLTGYLTDVRTLMGTHINDDDGLKITSYFDYLTPVDVPARPAEPTEETEEGKTPVKAAAAGSAGLPKFNVLRGIAAPMWEANIDTDKIIPKQFLKTLLRTGLGKALFWPLRYDVRTNEEIPDFVLNKEPYRHASMIVCTGPNFGCGSSREHAPWALNDFGIRCVMAPSFGDIFKTNCFKNGMLPLQLPQADLDALYEDASAGLEITVDLENQVVVRPNGKPSIPFSVDPFRRHCLINGLDDIGLTLVHRDEIEKFEEKRTAVWPWLDGVGYAKKGQKVIAVPARKGVKKTDW, from the exons ATGCCTGCTCCGATAACCACTCCTAGGACTCTTTATGACAAGGTCTTCGATGATCACGTCGTACACTCCGGGGAAGGCGATACCCTTATCTACATCGATCGCCATCTTGTTCACGAAGTTACTTCTCCTCAAGCTTTTGAAGGTTTGAGAAACGCTGGACGTCAAGTTCGCAGACCAGACTGTACGCTTGTCACTGTCGACCATAACATTCC CACCATTTCCCGCAAGAACTTCAAGAACGTGAACACGTTTATTGGTGAAGCGGACAGTCGAGCGCAGGTTGCCGCCCTCGAAGACAACGTCAAGGAGTTTGGTCTTACATACTTTGGTATGAGCGACAAGCGACAAG GCATTGTTCACATCATCGGTCCTGAGCAAGGATTCACTCTTCCTGGTACAACTGTTTGCTGCGGTGACTCCCACACTTCCA CCCACGGTGCTTTTGGTGCCCTTGCTTTCGGTATCGGCACTTCTGAAGTTGAACATATCCTCGCTACCCAAACTCTCCCCCAAGCCAAGTCTAAGAACATGCGAATCAATGTTGAGGGTACGCTTGCCGAGGGCGTGTCCTCTAAAGACATTGTTCTTCACATCATTGGTGTAATCGGTACCGCTGGTGGTACTGGTTGTGTCATTGAGTTCTCTGGCTCGACCATCCGAGCGCTCAGTATGGAGGCAAGAATGTCCATCTGTAACATGGCCATTGAAGGAGGTGCTAGGGCAGGTATGATCGCCCCTGATGAGATTACTTTTGAATACCTCAAGGGACGTCCTCTTAGCCCTAGAGAAGGTGAGGAATGGGATAAGGCAGTAGAGTACTGGAAGACCCTGAAGACAGATCCCGGGGCGAAGTACGATATCGAGGTTGAGATCAAGGCTGAAGACATCGTGCCCACCCTCACATGGGGTACCTCTCCTCAGGATGTTGTACCTATCACTGGTGTCGTTCCTAACCCTGAGGACTTCCCCGAGGCTCAGCGCGGTAACATCGTTCGGGCTCTCGAGTACATGGGTCTCACTTCCGGTACTCCTATGGAAAAGGTTAAGATTGACAAGGCGTTCTTCGGCTCTTGTACCAACGGTCGTATCGAAGACATGCGCTCTGCTGCTCGTGTTATCCTTGCTTCCGAGAAGAATGGCGGGCCTTCCAAGGTCGCGGATGGTGTCTACGCCATGATCGTTCCTGGTTCCGGTCTGGTCAAGCAACAAGCGGAAGCTGAAGGTCTTGACGTCATTTTCAAGAAGGCGGGCTTTGACTGGCGAGAGGCTGGCTGCTCGATGTGTCTTGGTATGAACCCGGACCAGCTCAAGCCTGGAGAGCGATGCGCCAGTACCTCGAACAGAAACTTTGAAGGTCGACAAGGCGCTGGTGGCCGAACTCACCTCATGTCTCCTGCAATGgtggctgctgcttctcTTACTGGTTACCTCACCGATGTTCGTACCCTCATGGGCACCCACattaatgatgatgatggacTCAAAATCACATCCTACTTCGACTATCTCACACCTGTCGACGTACCGGCTCGACCTGCTGAGCCTACGGAGGAGACCGAAGAGGGTAAGACTCCTGTCAAGGCCGCTGCTGCAGGCTCTGCCGGCTTGCCCAAGTTCAACGTCCTTCGAGGCATCGCTGCTCCTATGTGGGAAGCCAACATCGACACCGACAAAATCATCCCTAAGCAGTTCCTGAAAACTCTCCTTCGTACTGGTCTCGGCAAGGCTCTCTTCTGGCCCCTCCGATACGATGTCCGGACCAATGAAGAGATCCCCGATTTCGTGCTCAACAAGGAGCCTTACAGGCATGCCAGTATGATTGTCTGCACTGGTCCCAACTTCGGTTGTGGTTCGTCTCGTGAACATGCTCCTTGGGCCCTTAACGATTTCGGCATCCGATGTGTGATGGCGCCATCTTTTGGtgacatcttcaaaaccAA CTGCTTCAAGAACGGtatgcttcctcttcagcttccCCAAGCCGACCTCGATGCTCTCTATGAAGATGCATCAGCTGGTCTTGAGATCACTGTCGATCTCGAGAACCAAGTAGTCGTCCGACCCAACGGCAAGCCATCCATTCCTTTCTCTGTCGACCCCTTCCGACGACATTGCCTTATTAATGGCCTCGATGACATTGGCCTTACACTTGTCCACCGAGACGAAATCGAAAAGttcgaagagaagaggaccGCTGTCTGGCCTTGGCTTGACGGTGTTGGATATGCCAAGAAGGGACAGAAGGTCATCGCTGTGCCGGCTAGGAAGGGCGTCAAGAAGACGGACTGGTAA
- a CDS encoding isoleucine-tRNA ligase: MSFRKHDPSKPIHIPTTEDEVLQYWRDIDAFKTSQKLSEGKPEYSFFDGPPFATGKPHYGHLLAGTIKDIVTRHAHSTGHHVERRFGWDTHGLPVEHEIDKTLNIKGKEDVMAMGIDKYNAACRDIVMRYSNEWKSTVERMGRWIDFETGYKTLDPTFMESVWWVFGQLWKKDQVYRGLRVMPYSTGCTTPLSNFEAGEDYRMTSDPAITVSFPLADDPTTSVLAWTTTPYTLPSNLALCVNPEFTYIKIHDFERDQNFILLESLLGTIYKEYQGGKRPDPKKEPKFKKVGTFLGKDMVGWRYVPMFDYFTEQYEDRAFRIIADTYVTDSDGTGIVHQAPAFGEDDHRICVAHEIVRDDEIPPCPIDESGRFTSEVPDYQGRHVKEADSSLIKDLQKKGRLITRSDIMHSYPFCWRSGTPLIYRAIPSWFVRVANISDKLVKNNEKTRWVPEAIGEGRFGGWLRNARDWNISRNRYWGTPIPLWVSEDYEEIVCVSSIAELEELSGQKGISDLHRESIDGITIPSKQGKGVLRRIEEVFDCWFESGSMPYAQSHYPFENVERFQKSYPADFISEGIDQTRGWFYTLLVLGTHLFETAPWKNLIVTGLVLAADGKKMSKKLKNYPDPMEVVNKYGADCVRLFLVNSPVVRADNLRFREEGVREILTNVILKWINSLNFYLGQVELFEQTTGEKFVYDHNAKKSTNVMDRWILATCQTLIQHVETEMAAYRLYTVIPKLLDLISDLTNWYIRFNRSRLKGSGGVEDTRAALNTLYEALLTLCLTMSSFTPFTCETVYQALRPTSPAPEDPTQDVRSVHFLPFPKSRAEYFDPTIERQVQRMRAVIDLGRLIRDRKTLKVKMPLKELVIFHHDQEYLDDVRSLEPYIAAELNVVNIVYTSDESAVGIKYRATADWPSLGKKLRKDIGKVRSHLPKMSTDECKAFVADGKIVVNGVELVAGDLVVTRFAEVPTGEVKYDTASDNDVIILLDIRRHPELENLSLLRSLTSRVNKLRKEAGLKPSDKVDIFYEYDAGEEDAIRPAISGNEEYLNKQIGGVPVELSQKGEDKEVLKREVRTKEAEDLGQGERFVLSLALRA; encoded by the exons ATGTCTTTCAGAAAGCACGACC CTTCAAAACCCATTCATATTCCCACTACTGAGGACGAGGTTCTTCAGTACTGGAGGGATATTGACGCCTTCAAGACTTCGCAAAAACTGTCCGAAGGCAAGCCTGAGTACAGCTTCTTTGACGGACCTCCCTTTGCTACTGGAAAGCCTCATTACGGTCACTTGCTGGCCGGTACCATCAAG GACATTGTCACCCGTCATGCCCATTCTACTGGACACCATGTTGAGCGTCGTTTCGGTTGGGATACCCATGGTCTTCCGGTCGAACATGAGATCGACAAAACTCTCAACAtcaaaggcaaggaagatgttATGGCCATGGGAATTGACAAGTACAATGCTGCATGCCGAGACATCGTCATGCGATACTCTAACGAGTGGAAGAGCACTGTCGAAAGGATGGGCAGGTGGATTGATTTTGAAACAGGTTACAAGACCTTAGATCCCACTTTTATGGAAAGTGTGTGGTGGGTCTTCGGACAgctgtggaagaaggatcagGTGTATCGAGGCTTGAGGGTTATGCCTTATTCTACTGGCTGTACCACTCCTTTGAGTAACTTTGAGGCTGGTGAGGATTACAGGATGACTTCTGACCCTGCCA TTACCGtatcctttcctcttgccGATGATCCTACAACATCCGTTCTTGCTTGGACGACTACACCCTACACACTTCCCTCCAATCTGGCTCTCTGTGTTAATCCCGAATTTACCTACATCAAGATTCACGACTTCGAACGTGACCAAaacttcatccttctcgaaAGCTTACTAGGTACTATCTACAAGGAGTACcaaggtggaaagaggcCGGACCCAAAGAAGGAACCCAAGTTCAAGAAGGTCGGTACCTTTTTGGGTAAGGACATGGTTGGTTGGAGGTATGTTCCCATGTTTGACTATTTCACCGAGCAATACGAGGACCGGGCATTCCGAATTATCGCCGATACCTATGTTACCGATTCCGATGGTACTGGTATCGTCCACCAAGCCCCTGCAtttggtgaagatgatcacCGTATCTGTGTTGCCCACGAGATTGTTCGCGATGACGAGATCCCACCTTGCCCTATCGATGAATCTGGTCGTTTTACCTCTGAGGTCCCTGACTACCAAGGAAGGCACGTTAAGGAAGCCGACTCGTCCCTCATCAAGGatttgcagaagaagggccGCCTCATCACTCGATCAGATATCATGCACTCGTACCCCTTCTGCTGGAGATCTGGTACCCCCCTCATCTACCGAGCTATTCCCTCCTGGTTTGTCCGAGTTGCCAACATATCTGACAAGCTCGTTAAGAACAATGAGAAGACTCGATGGGTCCCTGAGGCCATTGGCGAGGGTCGATTCGGTGGTTGGCTGAGGAATGCAAGGGACTGGAACATTTCAAGGAACAGGTACTGGGGTACTCCCATTCCTTTGTGGGTCAGTGAAGACTATGAGGAGATTGTCTGCGTGAGCTCCATTGCCGAGCTCGAGGAACTCTCCGGACAGAAGGGTATCAGCGATCTGCACAGGGAATCGATCGACGGCATTACCATTCCTTCCAAGCAGGGTAAGGGTGTTCTCCGTAGGATTGAGGAAGTCTTTGACTGCTGGTTCGAGTCTGGAAG CATGCCCTATGCTCAGTCACACTACCCTTTCGAAAATGTCGAACGTTTCCAAAAGAGCTACCCCGCCGACTTCATCTCTGAAGGTATTGACCAAACCCGTGGTTGGTTCTACACTCTTTTGGTTCTCGGTACACACTTGTTCGAGACTGCTCCTTGGAAGAATCTAATTGTGACTGGTCTCGTCTTGGCAGC CGACGGCAAAAAGATGTCCAAAAAGCTCAAGAACTACCCAGACCCTATGGAGGTCGTCAACAAGTACGGTGCTGATTGTGTCCGACTTTTCTTGGTTAATTCTCCAGTTGTGCGAGCCGACAACCTCCGATTCCGTGAGGAAGGTGTGCGAGAGATTTTGACCAACGTTATTCTCAAATGGATCAACTCTCTTAACTTTTATCTTGGTCAGGTTGAACTTTTCGAGCAGACTACAGGCGAGAAGTTTGTGTACGACCACAATGCCAAAAAGTCCACAAACGTCATGGACAGGTGGATCCTGGCCACTTGTCAGACACTGATCCAACATGTCGAGACCGAGATGGCGGCTTATCGACTCTACACTGTCATCCCCAAGCTTCTCGATCTTATCTCTGATCTGACCAACTGGTATATTCGTTTCAACCGAAGTCGTCTGAAGGGTTCCGGCGGTGTCGAGGACACACGGGCAGCCCTCAATACTTTGTATGAGGCTCTTTTGACTCTTTGTCTTACCATG TCTTCGTTCACCCCATTCACATGTGAGACTGTTTACCAAGCTCTCCGTCCTACCTCACCGGCCCCTGAGGATCCCACTCAAGACGTGCGATCTGTCCACTTTTTGCCCTTCCCTAAGAGTAGGGCCGAATATTTCGACCCCACTATTGAACGACAGGTGCAGAGGATGCGTGCCGTCATTGATTTGGGTAGGTTAATCAGAGATCGAAAGACCCTCAAGGTCAAG ATGCCTCTCAAGGAGCTTGTCATTTTCCACCATGACCAAGAGTACCTTGATGATGTCCGTTCTCTCGAGCCTTATATCGCCGCCGAGCTCAACGTCGTCAACATTGTTTACACTTCTGATGAATCTGCTGTGGGTATCAAGTACCGCGCTACCGCCGACTGGCCTTCTCTCGGCAAGAAGCTCCGAAAGGATATTGGCAAGGTTCGATCGCACCTTCCCAAAATGTCTACCGATGAGTGCAAAGCATTTGTTGCCGACGGCAAGATTGTGGTTAACGGCGTTGAGCTTGTTGCCGGTGATCTTGTTGTCACTCGCTTTGCTGAAGTGCCCACTGGCGAAGTCAAGTATGACACTGCAAGCGACAACGATGTGATCATCTTGCTTGATATCCGACGACATCCCGAGTTGGAGAATCTGTCTCTCCTCCGATCTTTGACGTCTCGAGTCAACAAGCTTCGAAAAGAAGCCGGTCTCAAGCCTTCCGACAAGGTCGACATCTTTTACGAGTATGAtgctggagaggaggatgctATCAGGCCTGCTATCAGCGGGAATGAAGAGTATTTGAACAAGCAGATTGGTGGTGTGCCTGTAGAATTGAGTcaaaagggagaggacaaggaggtgCTCAAGAGAGAAGTCAGGAcgaaagaggcagaggattTGGGTCAGGGCGAGAGATTCGTACTGAGCCTTGCATTGAGGGCCTAG
- a CDS encoding 60S ribosomal protein eL30, with protein sequence MAPVKKSKSAKNSESINSKLQLVVKSGKFTLGYKQALKQLRSGKAKLILISKNCPPLRKSEIEYYAMLSKTNVHHYDGSNVDLGTAAGKLYRVGVMSIQDAGDSDLLQQQESA encoded by the exons ATGGCCCCCgtcaagaagagcaagtcCGCCAAGAACTCTGAGTCTATCAACTCCAAGCTCCAGCTCGTTGTTAAGTCTGGCAAGTTCACCCTCGGTTACAAGCAGGCTCTCAAGCAGCTCCGATCTGGCAAGG CCAAGCTCATTTTGATCTCCAAAAACTGCCCTCCCCTCCGAAAGTCTGAGATTGAGTATTACGCCATGCT CTCCAAGACCAACGTCCACCACTACGACGGTTCCAATGTCGACCTCGGTACTGCCGCTGGTAAGCTCTACCGAGTCGGTGTCATGTCCATCCAGGATGCCGGAGACAGTGACTTG CTCCAGCAACAGGAGAGTGCCTAA